The Rosa chinensis cultivar Old Blush chromosome 7, RchiOBHm-V2, whole genome shotgun sequence DNA segment aattttgtgatTTCATGATATTCTTCATTTGGGTGTCACTTATAATGCCCAATATTCATTGTTTTATTCACTCGTTGTGGCCGAGTATCGTAAACCGGTTAGGTGGGTTTGAGGGTAGTGTAGCAATAGTCATATTCAACGTTGCTTTGATCTAGATGCGAGAtgtatttcaattattaaaCTGATACCTCTTTTTGGATTATGAGAAAGGGTTTTGCaggtgaagagaagaagaatctTTGGTCAAAGATTCATTTCAATTATATAAGTGAATAGAAAGCTTTCATGGCAGCTTAATGATTGGTACGGGCTTAAGAATCAAATGGGTTATAGATTATGGCGTCAATGAATAGAAGCATATGATTGAGTTTTTTATAGCTAAATCTTgacaagaggaaaaaaaaatggtacTGAGTGGGAGGAAAGGGAAGGATATGGGAAGATTGGCCAGAGGCTTGTCTCTAATTGCTAAGGAGTTTGCGAAGCGATCTTCGACTCATCATACTGCTACTCAAAAACAGAGGTTGTAAAATGAAGGCGTTAGACTCTATTTAAGACACCCAGAAGTCTGAAACCTCCAAAACCTCCTGCAAACAAGCAATTTCAGCTAATACCTCTGAAGCCAAAGCTCGGGGCCCAATGGAACCACCACAATGCAGCGATCATCATTTTTCTCGATTCAATTGATTCATTTTGGACAAAGAAGATGTCCGATTCAGTTTCCCCATATCTTTCAAATTTATATTCCAAAATTATTTAGATCAATCTTAATTTTGATTTCGTTTCATGTTCTTTAAAGTTTGAGATTTTCGTTTTGAAATTTGACTAGTAATTGCGATTTCACTGTTAATCCGCGGCGGCCATCAAGTCAGCAATTAATTGGAGAGGTGCTTGGAAAACGAAGAAGAAGCGGCCATGGGATAGGGTTCCCAACTAACACTTGAGCTCTCTAGGgttaattttgaaattttacaTGTTAAGTGGGCCCCACTGAAGCTAAGTTGGCACGCCACATCAGCGGTTTAACAACTTTAATTCACAGACACATAACAGAATGACTTATTGAATGAGAAATTATAGGTACatgagtgtttttgatgaaattggaagttgaGGGACTGTATTGATTTTGAAcctaaactacagggtagtaaccagtatttagccctttaaaaAATGTACTCAATTTATTGTAGGGTTCAAGTCTTGCAGAAGCATTTCACACAAAAGCATTTCCATGCAAAATTTTTATTGAATAAACGACTTTGAAGTTGAGAACTGCTAGTACTTCCCTAAGTAATGTGATTTATAATCACCACTAAATTAACAGAGTGATTACTTTTGCACGTACAATATATATGCTTGTCTAATGCCTTCCATTACTTATTAATCAGTGACCTAGTTATAATGGGGTAaattaaattattaaattaataatGATCAATCTAGAACAATTACTTTATTTGTCTTGGTCTACAGTGGGCCAGTGGCCCTTCTCACACTATAACTTTTCTTAGCATCTTCGCAGTGACTGCACGACACATACTCCTGTATTTCGATCATTGCCTTGTCGTAAAGTCCAAACTAAACCTGGTCCACCTATATATTTCTCATTAGTCATTACAAACCAGAATTTGGTGTTCGTTTGCACTTTGCAGAAAGTTATGGCCGAGTTAGTCGCAGGGGCTGGTTTAGGAACAGTGTTCACCATGCTCTACGATGTGGTTAAGGAATGCTTAGTAGTGGGCAAGTTTATGCAGTTTAAACCCCTCCTCGGAGCTCTCAAATCCACCTTAGACTCCATTCAACCACTCATCATCCAAAAGATAGGAGAACACAACCTGAAACTGGGTCTCCCAAATGATGAAATACAAAATCTCGAGAAACAAATGAGGGAGGCGGAAAAGCTTGTTGTCAAGCTCTCCAAGCTTCGGATGTGGAACCGCATCAAGTCTCGTTACACAGACCAACTTGTGGAGTTGGATGGAACTCTGAAACGGCTCTTGAAACAGGTGTTGATGCAGCAAGCGAGGGACGTTAAGGAGAACTTGATGGTGGCAAAGGAAACTGCGCAACAACTTGTTGAGATGCAAGAGTTCAATGAGAGACTGCTGAAGGAACGGACGCTGCAGCAGGAAGAAGCGATAGATCTGCAGCACAAGTTTGTTTCGGCACTCCAAAACAACGCTAAACAGCTTGTTCATTTGCAAGGAGTGATAGAAGAAATGATGAAGCAGCAGGAAGCAAGGGAAGTCACTGATGCCGGAACAGGTAACTTTTtcttggatatatatatatatatatatatatatatatatatatatatatatatatatatatggtcctTCTGGTGAAGGATtcattttttgggtattttctaGAGATAGGGCATTAGATCAACTTTCCGATAATATTtttgcatctcaaccgttcatttttcaggtcctaatgtgtagatcacttttgcaaattttcaatgaaatcggtgatcgttaaggcatttaaAATGGCAATTTCAGATTacaagtatgaacggttcaagtttgacagagtTGGTTCGTccgttgatttaatctagtttgataccttaacgatcaccgatttcgctgaaaatttgcagaaatgatctatatattaggacctaaaagctgaacggttaagatgccgaaatgtgatcgaaaagttggtataatgccctatccctagaaaaacaaaaaaaaagaatctctTAGTGGAAGGGCTCTCATACACACACAAAGATCTtatccagagtgaggcctcactctgaaattaaagtgtgctTTTAGAGTTTATAGTCACTTTTCAGTCACATATCCACATTtcgatcgttcagtttttaggtactaattaatgtatagatcatctctgcaaaatttcagccaaattaatggtCATTAATGTTGATAActgtcttaaagctagtacagttcaggttggacagattcaatttgtccattagtttaagcaagttagataccttaaatatcatcaatttggctgaaattttgtagagatgatttatacattagtacctaaaaactgaacggtcgagatgtggatatgagataaaaaagtgaccataaactctaatttcgcactttaatttcaaagcaaggcctcgctctggataaatattatatatatatatatagcttctAAAATTCACGAGTTTAGAAAAGAATGTTACACTTCAGTGAAATATTTTGGAAATAACAttaatttataattatgttgagTTATGGTGAAAATAATGgtgagaataatggtgagaatTAGTGACTTTATAGGTTATGGGAGTTAGGAAAGTCTAAAGTTATTGTAACGGTCTAATACTTATGTCCGTTGTGATTGTCATACTTATGGCAATGTCTAGTATAGGCTTATATAAGTAGGCTAGTTTAGTTGAGTAAGGTGTAGAGGAGTATTTTTTAGAAGTTTTATCAGAGTGAATTCCTTTATCAGGTATTTTGAGTGTCCCTCCATATCTTTCTCTAGGAGCTCTGTAAATGGCTTCGGACTGTACATCTTCCATATTGTGTGTCAGTCATGCATCATATCTCCTTACTCCAAATTAATTTATCTTATTTTACGCTTCCACTATTATCCAACAAAATGTATTAATATACATGTTACTGCTATGTAGTAATTAATTAGCGTATGTTAATTACTGCATTAATATTGCAATAAAATTCTTATGATGCGAGAGATATATTGCAAGTTTTCATTTTATCATTTTGTAATATTACCAAAGCATATACCATGTTTCTCTATATTTTTAATTGCACTTTATATTAGCTGGTTAACCATGAAAAAAATGGATGTGTCATACACTATTCCAAAATTTCCATAGAACAGTAAGTATTTTTGTCAGATATGATTTTTGCTTTCTTGACTTGGAAGTTTCCTAAAGTGAGTCAACAAGTAAACGATCAATGAAATCAATATGAATTGCTTAAGCATTCTGATTTTGGTGGAGCAGGGTATGATCTAGAGAAACTATTCAATCTGTTATACGAAAGCGTTCAGCGGGTGATGGTCGAGCATGTCACATATAAACCCATGCTCCAGAGCATCGAATGCGCCCTTGACTCCTTACAACCACTGGTCAAGGTGACAAAGAAACCTAGTGGGCTGTTGTTGGATCGCTTGAAGGAGGACCTAGAAGTTCTGAGAATACAAATGCAAAACGGCATGGAGCTATTACGCAAGTGCGCAAAGATAGGTACATGGAACATCTACAAAAGGTTCAAATACGCCAACAAGCTTATTCAATGGGAAGAATCTCTACGAAGACAGATAGATATATTGTACTTACGTACAATGGGGCGTCCAATTACAGTTTAAGGCCTAAGCAACAATTACTAATAAGTCTTGCTAAATTGAAAACGGAACTAATTACTATTGAAATAGTTCACTACTTCCGTGGGAGTGTGAGCCATAGGTGTTGCCAAATCTCAACAAGAAGGAAAACAAGGCTTTTCCGGATGATATACGCACAAGAACTTTTGTATCGGCTAGTAATACTTAACGGTAAATACATAGCATCTTTTAGTCACAGTCATGTAAGTTTGTCAAACCACATAAAGTCTTGTGAGCACTATTTTTCATCGTTTATGCTTTATATGTGGGTTAAAAACTGAAACCACCAAGTACCAAATGCATCTCTTATTAATTACATTAGATTCATATACAAATCTAATATATTAgagtatctttagcaatgctagtaattttttagtcaaattttagccaaagtagctaaaaagttattttggctagccattttagaaatacgtctgcatcagtgTTCTCTATgatagctagttttgaatttatattattttttaaaggaaggttaaatagtttaaatatatttaaaaagggagcttctattcataaatccaaagttggcatttggacctcctaACTTAATaaacctccaacttacttttataaataaccaatttgctatctaaacctccctaattttcctacaatacccatcgtccaataaaatcaataaaaacttttttttttacgttatattcatacctccaaaatcggtagttgaacctcattcaatttttgaagatttcacaatTCTATTTTACCATTGGCACAATTAAgctgcaccaaaaaaaaaaaaaaaaaaaattctccagTTGGTAATCAAtacagtttttttttcattaaatcaattgacatgagtacaattgccttaaaagcggtaaaatgagtcctcaaaatagtaatattagtccttaaagtagtaccatgagtccttaaagtggtaaattttcttagttaccacatgagtcctcaaaatagcaatattagtcctcaaagtaataacatgagtccttaaagtaataacatgagtccttaaagtggcaaattttcttagtttaccatatgagtcatcaaaatagtaatattagtcctcaaagtggtaacacgaGTCCTTCAAGGAGTacaaatagttgatgtatgaaaaatgttaacataccatagctttacctgtttagatattactcccaattctcaaaattattaattaaacTGAGTTTTTGGATACAAAGTTTTCATCACTTAATTATGGTTTACGTACTGCAGGTGCCCATACTGAAAGTGGTCATGGTGTTCCAAAGCAGGTCCAACATAATGCTTCTTAGCTTGGAGAGAGAAACATATTTACTAATTGCTTCGAGTTGGGTAAAAAACGCAAATAGCAATATAATAGGTAATGCACAGCTTAGAATTTTGCGAATTGCCTCATTGAAACATAATGTTTGTAGAGGTAAgaagagactttttttttttgtcagtgaGCTGTAGCCTGTTGGTTATCTAGGATAACCGATAGCGTGGAAATCATAGGTTCAAACCTCACTGACATCATGGAAGGGGAGGGGTGGGGTAgggttaaagaaaaaaaaaaagagagagttttttttccctcttttgtgtccttattggtaatttgatatgagttgacaaagtcaactataacttggaaaaagagagaggttcaaataccaattttggaggtatgaatagaatctcccatttaaaaattacataaaataactcaaaatgaatgttataaattatagagagcctcatctcgctttctatatttaggagcgagatagctaaaaattataatggagagccacttaggagtctggtgcagctgttaaaatatataaaaagctaaatatgctctctaaaatagctaaggagccaaaatagagagtctgctaaagatgctctgagCATCTTTATCAatactagccatttttgagtcaaattttagctaaagtagctaaaaagttattttaccTAGCCACTTTATAATTACGTCTGCAtgaatgctctctattttagctagttttgaatttatattattttttaaatgaagattaaatagtttaaatgtatttataaattacataaaataacttaaaatgaatgttttaaattatagagatcctcatcccgctctctatatttaggagcgagataactaaaagttataatggagagccatttaggagtctggtgcagctgctaaaatagataaaaaactaaacatgctctccaaaatagctaacgAGCCAAAAtaaagagtctgctaaagatgcttgTGTTGGATCAGAACTGGGCTGGGCCCTAAACTGTGGCTGTTATATCCTTGACTCTTGGGTTTGGGTCCGGCCCaggttgttttattttttgtaatttttatttttctaagttGTCTAGGTTGGCTGCGGCAATAAAACCCTACATTTGTTGTGTAGGACTAGTCAAACTATGTGTCTGTGTATGCATTCTATATGCCTTGTTTGCTCTAGGTCGGCGGTGAGTTATTTGCTTTGTCGAATGGGGGCTGctgcctagtggcagggtgagaaTAAGTGTCGTTGGATCTACTTttcggcggcaacatagtaggaaagttgTGCTTATGGTAATtatgtgtacatacatgtacatttgcaagcataattagctataatgggccatgctcattgtactgataaaggtactaattccaaccaaaggaatgacgtACAGACACACCGCTAGACGGGCTACAACCCCAacatcggaccacctccagatcgccactaacgcgccgccacgcgccgtgctaagatggcatcagaagcttctgaaactgagaaccgaagcatatcagtcccacatcgaaaacaaagacaagatcagtctcttcctcacctataaaaggttctctcctctctcctcattaattacgcattcaatacttacctactattactttgtcaacataaatacattgactaacttaggcatcggagagttgaagaccgcccagcgcggtctccctctgacgcccattgtattttacttgacaggtaacgggaattACAATAACAACTCAAGTatcggtccgcccaccggatcagcgttaactaaagtccagctaccgctagacttttagacattaacattggcgccgtctgtgggaatcttttgaacaaaagatcatcccgctacaatcaccatgactaacgatagcgagggaaacgctgaggagcaggcagaactccccgccattccccaaccttccgaccccgcgatcggcgttaaccgcgcattattcacaaccccggccaaccccggcggtgaagtaaatccaggcagcagccgcccgtCAGGGCAGGAcctcgtcaccatgtacgagatggcactggcggatcttcataaagcaaatagagaacgtgaggaggagcgcagggAGAAGGTCGAAGCCCAGAGACAGATGGCCGCGCTCATGACGCGTTTCgaggaactaaaaaacactgtggcggccaccgaccgcccggcacagagcgagcagtcacgtagcACCAGGCGAAGTCGACCCAACGCCGGCACAGTAGCGCCAGGGCCGGTCgtacaaatgcatgtaccgcTAAGCCCACCTGGGTTgacaggaatgggaccaccgcccatacctcaACTAATGTCAGAACAGGTGGCGGAATCACTTCCGCACACCAATCGCTCGAATACCAGGACAATGACCGAGGAGGATCCGCCCATGCCTAGGCACAGGCCAACTCGGCAAATCAGTCGGGCCGATTCTGCCGGTGACGCaaccgcccagctattggacaggatgcaccaactggaacagaggttgatccgggcggagaCAGGTGTCCCGACGTCAACCCGGAACCCGCTATTTACTTCCAGACCCGGCCCCTTTTCCGCCGCGATCCTGCAGAGCGTCAGACCAAcacatgcaaaaaccccaaagatgtcacaatacggcggaatgaccgatccctttgtccacatggacaccttcaagaaggtcaccaacaacaagggcttcgacgacgccaccttgtgccatttattcagcgaaacgttggacggcgaggcaatgaactggttctttgaatgtccgccaggatctgtcagctcattccatgcactgtcgcatgctttcctctcccgcttcatcttactgtccgccggacatcacaatacaagtcagcttttcggcgttaagcagggggaggacgagTCTCTAAAGGcctttgtcaccaggtggcgggcggcagcatctcaatgccgcgaCCTGGACAAGACCATGGCATcggcggccttcaggaaggggctcctcaagggaccgttcctctatcacctcaattacaaccatcccaatgcaacatacgaccacgtcatgagtgaggcggtcattcacgcccaggcggagttcattacatatggagagaccccaccgcCGACAACGCCAGCAAGGTCCACACAGCCATCttccagtcaccaggaaaccaCTGACAAGCTCCCCTcaacaccgccaactgacaagaaaagagagtggcagcagggccaccaccaaaccaagcggcagaagggGCAGCATTTTTACAAAGGAAACCGCCCAACTCATGGGGAtaacaacaagcagacggagtcctcccagcggtatgcagtgttcacggtcctaacggcctcaCATGAAGATATCTACAATCAGTGCagggatcagatcccaccgccaccccctccaaagtacccaaaaacaggcaaacccaggaacaccggcaagtggtgcaaataccacgcagacagcggccacaatacaaacagctgcaatgctctcaaaacagccattgaaactttataccgtgacggcaagttggagcagttcaaggtgcgccaaccaccaccagtgattgccaacgtcgagaccttgggccgcatcaacaccatcgatggcggcgctccaatcaccaacatgtctcacagggcaagaaagcgctatgaacGCGCCaaccacccaaaggaagtttgcaacatccactacgaaagatccgccaaactaccGAAGTCAGGTTGGGGACCTGTTaccttttcagaggaggaggaacgcggagtacatttaccccatgacgacccattcttgatcgatgccattcttggcaatttctcggtggggagaatcttggtggatagcggatccgctgtcaacgtcatcttcagcggttgctacgaccatctcaagcggaacagaaaactactccaggatcacgagccactgctcagttTCTCCGGTGACATCACACAGCCActggggtcggattacatgcgactagtcATTGGCACTAGTCCTTATATGGCGGAGATACACACGGAATTCATCATTGTCGACTGTTTtagttcatacaacgccatcattggtcgaccagcgcttaataagctcaagtgcatcattgccggatacatgcttctcatgaagttccccacgcccaacggcacaggctgcgtgaggggaagccaacagctggcacgagagTGCTATTCAACAACTGTAGCACGGTCAGCGCGCCGTCATGAAATCCTGACAGTGGgtaatgacccaccaccaccgaatatctttgaggatcccagAGATGAGGAGAGGAAATATGTAATGAAGGAaccggtcaacccggacacatCGCTGAAGGacgtct contains these protein-coding regions:
- the LOC112180138 gene encoding uncharacterized protein LOC112180138, giving the protein MAELVAGAGLGTVFTMLYDVVKECLVVGKFMQFKPLLGALKSTLDSIQPLIIQKIGEHNLKLGLPNDEIQNLEKQMREAEKLVVKLSKLRMWNRIKSRYTDQLVELDGTLKRLLKQVLMQQARDVKENLMVAKETAQQLVEMQEFNERLLKERTLQQEEAIDLQHKFVSALQNNAKQLVHLQGVIEEMMKQQEAREVTDAGTGYDLEKLFNLLYESVQRVMVEHVTYKPMLQSIECALDSLQPLVKVTKKPSGLLLDRLKEDLEVLRIQMQNGMELLRKCAKIGTWNIYKRFKYANKLIQWEESLRRQIDILYLRTMGRPITV